The genomic region TGATTGATTCTTTATGATTTTTGGGAGATTGAATGACACTGAAGAGATTTAAGTGTAGCAGAAATATCTCTTTATTCTTAAAACTGACTAATGAAAGTTTATTTGTACCTTCAAAGGAAGGATTTGGACCCCCTCTGTGTTGGAAACCACTGCTCTTTGGTGTACTGGCCACACTCATAACATTGTCCAGTGTTGACTAAGGTTCTGCCATCTAAGCGCACAATGAGCAGGGACATGTGTTTGACAGAGATACTTGGCAAGGAATTGTTTTATGGATAttaaaacatgaagaaataaaTTAGATGGTGCTTTGTGTTCCTGCAGTACAGGTGAGGGACAAAACACTCGTTTTATCCACGTGCCGAGATTAATTTGTGTGCACGTGCCACTGCAGTCCCTCGTGATCTCATTAAATCTAGTCTAAAATTAAGAGTTGCACGAACTTGGTGAATCCGTTTCACATTACTACTGCAATCACAGTGTCTACGTCGGTAATGAGGTCTCTCTCCCGCGTCGCCGCCTCTCCCACACCCAACCCTCTGTTCAAGAATGTGATCCCACACCCCACGTGGGCCCACTCACATCAGGTTTCTTCATCCCCCTGAGCGTGAGCCCTTCCTCCTTCAGGTACCAGGGGCATGTCTCAGccactgcagcagcaggagatgAGACATGCCTCTGGAGAAGTGTGCTTCGTGGCCGTAGCCCTCAAACCAGCGATGCTCGTCTCTCCTCTGGCGTCTCCTCAAGAATCTGCAGCAGCAGGTCACTGAGGGGCTTGGCCACAGAGTCGTAACCTGCTGAAGTAAGGTGAAGGAAGTCAAACATGTCCTGAGTGCTGATGGTTCCATCGGAGTGGACGAACTCCCTGCTCACATCCAAGAGCTGAGCCTGGCTCAGCCGTGGCAGCCAGGAGCGCAGGTGAGCGTTAACAGCAGCGTTCTTCTCCCTGAGTGGGTTGGGCCGTTCCCCTCGAGGCAACAAACCCTGAGGACCACAGAAACAGAGCTGACTTATTTACTGAAATTATTATATTAAAGGAGACATATCGTGCTAATTTCAAGtgccatatttttattcttggactctactagACAAGCTCTGAATGATTCACTGTTCAAAACACTCCTTAGGCACCTCTGAAGAAGCTGTTTTAGCTTCCTCCACTCTTTTTAAGCCAAATATCTCCTGATGGATGCCTCTGAAACAAGATTTGAATAGCAGATGGTAGGAGTTCTGTGCTCAGCCAGAGTTATAACCATGATCCTACTGACTATACCGATCCAACATGAGAAAAAACTGAGCTCTGAGCTCACAGTGATGACTTGTACATAAGTAAAAGACGTGTACTTTATTAGCTACACATGTTCCACCAATCTGTATGCAGACGAGTTTCTAATAACTAATATCAAACTGTGTGCCCACAATTAAAGGAAACTAACTTTCCTCTGTCTGTTGGTTATATTGTGGCATCAACTCCTCAGTCATGTTATTTAAGGCACCTGAAATTGTATTCAAGTTGTGTGCATATCACCACGTTAAAGAGCCTTTATGTTAATGCTCAGGAACAAATGTCAATATAATTGAAAGTTCTAGCTCAAAATATGAGTTTAAGACAAACAAGCAAGACAAGATGCAACATATGACTAAACTTACCAGGACAACTATCTTTGCCTTGGGGAGGCGAGTAGTGAGCAGTTCTGCAATGGCAAGAATTCCTCCTGCAACCTGCTCTGCTGTGTGCTCATAATTGTTGGTTCCTACCCACAACACCACCACCTGGACAAGAGGACAGACAATTTATTCACTTCCGCTAAACACGTCCAACCCTGCAGAATTTATATCAAAGCGAATGACATAACATATGAGATACAACACAATTAAGCgacattttgggttttttttagagcAATTAAGCCAAATGGATGAATATCAAGTTTAACAAAGAAGTTAAAGAGCATTGACTTCTGCCGAGGTCAATGCTGAAACTTGCACTTATGAAGAAAGAGCTCAAGATCTACATGAAAGTCACAAAACTCGGAGGTCAGAGTGTGTGAAATGTGAAACTGTGGACATCAGTGTGGACGCATTATACTGTCCTCATCTGCCTTTCTGTTAGCGGGCTCGTCTCACCTTGGGGCGAATGTTCTCCAGCTCTCCATTCTGCAGCCTCCACAGTACGTTACAGGTGGTGTCCCCTCCAATGCCAAAGTTGAGCGCGTGAAGAGGGGAGAACAACTCCCTCCACACCTTTGGACAGAAAACCATGAATATGCATTTGAGTCAGGTCGATTATGCGTCATCAAGAAAAATCAACAGTGAGCAAAGATAAACGTATGGCTTTTATTTGCTGTCTTTATTGTGCAATTCAAGACACATGAATCACATCCAGATGTGtcctgtttaatttaaaaatgttttctaagacTTTACTCTGACCTCATACTGATGCATTAGTTGTACCATGGAATCCCCCACAAAGAGCACGTCTGGCTCAGCATCCTTGCACTCCTGTACAAACCTTGAATGCTGTAAAAACCCAAGAGAGCTGGTGATATAGTGCATGACAGACCCGACAAATACAAGAACatctttaatttattaaaaataaacccCTCTCTGCTTGATTCTGAGAACTTGCCCCCTGATGTAAAACTCTGCGTTTTGACTCTCTAAATCTGAGCGGTATGATGACAGTCGTGAGCCATCAGAGTCAGATAAAAAACCTCAAGCTTGTTATAGGCGAGATGCGTCTGGTGCCCTATCTGACAGAGAGCTCCGAGTAAAACAGACTGTCTCAATGACTGCCCTATTAGCTTTGGGAGGATTAACTTTGTGCAGACTTTCTAGAAAGATCCACTAAACAAGCCAAACAAAGTGATGCACTGGAACAAACAAAGTCTTCTTAGTGACTAAAAATTGTGAGCACATGGTTGATATTTATTTAGTGGCCTTTTCTTTGAGTCAGATCATGAGCTTATAACTACTATAATAAATGTTATCAACATTGTCATCCATTCTTATTCAGACACTAATATTATTAAGAAGATCAAAACATCAACTGACAatggctacatttcactgtgtgttatccttgtataactatgcatgtgacaaataaagaaccttgaacaaCACTAACTGGCTTCACGGGATTGCAGCACAGTcataaacatctgtgtttaagaattagaaataaaaacataatctcAGACTAAGGTCACCAAATCAAAGCGATGTCTTATAGTGGCGCATCGATTAACATGAGAAATGTATATTATACTAAGCTTTAGTTTAATTTGCAAGAGTTCTCAGCAATAAAAGTCTCACATCGTAAGCGCTCCAAGCGTCACACAGAAACTCCTGATGGGGACAGCGTGCAAAATTTAGAAGACTCCTACTTATCAAAGCCACACATAGGTGCAGATCCAAAGTGCCATCCCATCTGAGCTGAATTATACaactggttttatttatttatttatttactttatttatttaaacactgaCTTAATACTAACAATTACCATGGAAACACATAAGGGAACTATCTTTGATAAATAATGCACATCATTCAGACCGCCTTCATACATCAGAAGGATATGAGGTATTAATGATAATACAGAGTAAATGTTTACAACACTCTAACAATAGAGATtccctaatttccttcgggattaataaagtattctgatacCTGTGACAGCCACCGTCCATCTCCTTGAACATCTTCTACTGGCTGAGGGACTGCTGCTGGGTTCACGTCATCCCCACTCATCCTGAAAGAAATCCTAGCGCTTATTTACACATGCAATAAACATGGTGCGACCTACAGGAGGGGGAAGGACGTCATGCTGATGCCGGGCACAGAGGAAAGCATCTGCACCACCTAGCAGAGAGCAGCGGGGTGATGCAGCGGCTTAGCGTTTCGGGAGCAGACAGACTGGCCTAATGCGGATTGCAGGCCACTCTCGCTCTCAGTGCGGGTGTTTAGAGATCACAGAGCAGATCGCATTAACTCCGCTAGGCTACTGTTTATCAGACGTTAGCTTGTTAGCTGCTTGCTAATGACTGGAGACTGTTGTGGCTGCATCTCTGATACACGTCTGTCGTGCTCGtcgttaatttaaaaaaaataaacaaataaaaatatttttaaaaaattaaattacttatttatttacaagACAAACTACCTGGCAGGGTGTCACTTGTCGGCTCTCCTGGGTGACCCTTAACTTTTTATTCCCCGGCCTCGCTGCACCGCTGTCAGGGAGTCGACGCGTATGATGCTCGCTAGCAAGTGTTAGCAGCCTCGAGCTAGATGAGACAACAAAAGGTGTGTCAGAGGGAAAGCACAGAGATCGTTCCAGTGGCAAGAGTGCCCGCTCGACACCACCAGCCGAAACACCGATCGAAGGAAGAGTGGATTCTTCCGAGTTCAAAGTCTTATCAGTGCTATCGtgcacctgacctaaacccggGCACAGCTACCTTCTGTAAGCTGCGGAGGTCGCTGACACCAAAACACAGCACCGAGGGGAGGTTTTTCCTCAGGAGAAACCGCAGGGCAAAAACACACCACCGCAACAGCTGATCCCGCGAGGAATCATGGGTAGGTGGTCGCGTGTTTGAACAACTTCGCATTTTTCTGACAATGAAATTATATCAAATTTTTTGATGATGATAGTTAGTGTAAGACCAGACATGAAGACATGCTCCTATGTCTGAGTATGTCGTGCAGTTTAGTTTTCGGAGTGCGACGGTGATCTCTCGTTGATGCCAGCCCGGCGTCAGCTGACCGCATTGCATCACGGTCGTTAGAGCAAATGCTGCATTCTAGTACTGTGgaaaacacaggaaataaaacattccTGCTCTCTGGCCGTAGGTCTACATTTGGCGGAAATATGCTTTACATCAGTAATGTCAAACCACCACTAGCCCACCAGTGGCCACCACCACATACACCCcgctttgatcttaagtggaaCAAACAGTGAAATCCCCCCTTTCTGTCAGAGTAAGTAACTTTACCAACACTCTGAGTACCTAAAGTATCTTAATATATcaaaaagaagtgcaatttcaatAGTATGTTGCAGTTTTTCTAGATGATAGAGAAATCCTTCTGtagtaaataaacaaacaaacaaaaaaccccagaaattTCTATATTAGctaatgaaaaaacaagaactATAATAAAAAACAGTTAATCTTTATCTACCTTTCACAttttccagaaaaacaaaatgaagaataaaaaaaaaaagacaagattaAGACTGTGCAAAAGAGAATTCTACCACAAATGagtacaaaacattttaataaatgtcatTAATGAATCTAAGAAACAGCTGCAAGAAGGTTTGATACAGAAATATCTCTGTAATCCTATGTTCTGACAGGCGTGTTCACCTGTCACTAAAAAGGAGAGCTGTACAGTTGTTTAGGAGTGATTTCCTGAAGTGTTCAGCGAGGCTGAATGAGTCTGAGGAAGAATGGGCTCTGCAGTCTCTTTAGTGTGTGGCTAATGGAGCGGGAGCAATGGCTGTGAATGATGATCAGTTTGTTCAGTGACTTCCTGTCCCTCACTGACTCCAACACTTCCAGTTTCCGACTAAACAAACTGAGCCTCAGCCATTGTTaatgcagattttctttttttcagtgtaagcAGTCTTCATGACTCTTGAAGAACCTGTG from Astatotilapia calliptera chromosome 10, fAstCal1.2, whole genome shotgun sequence harbors:
- the pafah1b2 gene encoding platelet-activating factor acetylhydrolase IB subunit alpha2; this encodes MSGDDVNPAAVPQPVEDVQGDGRWLSQHSRFVQECKDAEPDVLFVGDSMVQLMHQYEVWRELFSPLHALNFGIGGDTTCNVLWRLQNGELENIRPKVVVLWVGTNNYEHTAEQVAGGILAIAELLTTRLPKAKIVVLGLLPRGERPNPLREKNAAVNAHLRSWLPRLSQAQLLDVSREFVHSDGTISTQDMFDFLHLTSAGYDSVAKPLSDLLLQILEETPEERRASLV